Proteins encoded in a region of the Mycolicibacterium duvalii genome:
- a CDS encoding SDR family oxidoreductase, which translates to MGSGVRRIVVVGAGSGIGAATARWFSGRGDHVLAVDARPRTESVAAEWLVCDLRDADQVAQTLATIGDGWDVLAHVAGIPGTAEAADVLSVNYLGARRMLDGMLSRMNRGGAMVAVASTAALGWESNLELLSTLLAVEDDAALSHWLTTQDPAMAYYLSKQALVLYAKRLSGIAWREYGVRVNTVSPGPTETPILGEFERSMGKEMLDGVRATIGRHGTVDDMAPAIGFLASPEARWINGQDIQVDGGFNATLMYPMPAKAGA; encoded by the coding sequence GTGGGTTCAGGCGTGCGTCGGATCGTCGTGGTCGGTGCGGGATCGGGTATCGGAGCGGCAACGGCGCGGTGGTTCTCCGGGCGCGGCGATCACGTGTTGGCCGTCGACGCTCGACCTCGCACCGAGAGCGTGGCCGCCGAGTGGCTGGTGTGCGACCTGCGCGACGCCGACCAGGTCGCGCAGACCCTCGCGACCATCGGCGACGGATGGGATGTGTTGGCACATGTGGCCGGCATTCCGGGCACGGCCGAGGCCGCCGACGTGTTGTCGGTCAATTATCTCGGCGCCCGAAGGATGCTCGACGGCATGTTGTCCCGGATGAACCGGGGCGGCGCCATGGTCGCCGTGGCCTCGACCGCGGCTCTCGGCTGGGAGAGCAACCTCGAGTTGCTCTCCACCCTGCTTGCGGTCGAGGACGACGCCGCGCTGAGTCACTGGCTCACCACCCAGGATCCGGCGATGGCCTATTACCTGTCCAAACAGGCGCTGGTGCTCTACGCCAAGCGACTGAGCGGCATCGCATGGCGAGAGTACGGCGTGCGAGTCAACACCGTCAGTCCCGGCCCGACCGAGACGCCGATCCTCGGCGAGTTCGAGCGGTCGATGGGTAAAGAAATGCTCGACGGCGTGCGCGCGACCATCGGGCGCCACGGCACGGTCGACGACATGGCGCCCGCCATCGGTTTCCTCGCCTCACCGGAGGCGCGCTGGATCAACGGCCAGGACATCCAGGTCGACGGCGGCTTCAACGCCACGCTGATGTATCCCATGCCGGCCAAGGCCGGCGCGTGA
- a CDS encoding MBL fold metallo-hydrolase, with amino-acid sequence MDARAGGCTAGEGDFIECSAGGIGKHPRLGSRAPQRIADGVWLVRGGFAPNTMNVYLVRDGSGVLAFDAGVKPMARRIAAAAHSLGGLTRIVLGHAHFDHRGAAPALGVPVLCHRDERADAEGDGGAHNVNLALVRRRTRVLSTPLKWMLDGGPVQISETLSDGDRIADFEVLHLPGHTPGLIGLWRASDRTALVSDCFFTLDTETGRRCEPRPPHCAYNVDTALARESILKLAELDPAAAWPGHAGPAIGDAATQLRAAATR; translated from the coding sequence ATGGATGCACGGGCGGGCGGCTGCACGGCTGGGGAGGGTGATTTCATCGAGTGCTCGGCAGGTGGGATCGGAAAGCATCCGCGTCTCGGCTCCCGGGCTCCGCAGCGCATCGCCGACGGCGTCTGGCTGGTCCGCGGTGGCTTCGCCCCGAACACCATGAACGTGTACCTGGTCCGCGACGGGTCCGGTGTCCTGGCATTCGACGCCGGAGTCAAGCCGATGGCGCGCCGGATCGCCGCTGCCGCGCACAGCCTGGGCGGCCTGACGCGAATTGTGCTGGGACATGCGCACTTCGACCACCGCGGTGCGGCGCCGGCGCTCGGAGTGCCCGTGCTGTGCCATCGCGATGAACGGGCCGATGCAGAAGGTGACGGTGGCGCGCACAACGTGAACCTCGCCCTGGTGCGCCGACGTACCCGCGTGTTGAGCACTCCGCTGAAATGGATGCTGGACGGAGGGCCGGTGCAGATCTCGGAAACACTGTCCGACGGCGATCGGATTGCCGACTTCGAAGTGCTCCACCTGCCCGGCCACACCCCGGGCCTGATCGGACTCTGGCGCGCGTCGGACCGGACGGCGTTGGTCAGCGACTGCTTCTTCACCCTCGACACCGAAACCGGACGCCGCTGCGAACCCCGGCCGCCGCATTGCGCGTACAACGTCGACACGGCACTCGCCCGGGAGTCGATCCTCAAACTGGCCGAGCTTGACCCCGCCGCGGCGTGGCCCGGCCACGCCGGACCCGCGATCGGAGATGCGGCGACCCAATTGCGCGCCGCCGCCACGCGCTGA